One Rhea pennata isolate bPtePen1 chromosome 3, bPtePen1.pri, whole genome shotgun sequence DNA segment encodes these proteins:
- the HDAC2 gene encoding histone deacetylase 2 isoform X1 produces the protein MAYSQGGGKKKVCYYYDGDIGNYYYGQGHPMKPHRIRMTHNLLLNYGLYRKMEIYRPHKATAEEMTKYHSDEYIKFLRSIRPDNMSEYSKQMQRFNVGEDCPVFDGLFEFCQLSTGGSVAGAVKLNRQQTDMAVNWAGGLHHAKKSEASGFCYVNDIVLAILELLKYHQRVLYIDIDIHHGDGVEEAFYTTDRVMTVSFHKYGEYFPGTGDLRDIGAGKGKYYAVNFPMRDGIDDESYGQIFKPIISKVMEMYQPSAVVLQCGADSLSGDRLGCFNLTVKGHAKCVEVVKTFNLPLLMLGGGGYTIRNVARCWTYETAVALDCEIPNELPYNDYFEYFGPDFKLHISPSNMTNQNTPEYMEKIKQRLFENLRMLPHAPGVQMQAIPEDAVHEDSGDEDGEDPDKRISIRASDKRIACDEEFSDSEDEGEGGRRNVAEHKKGAKKARIEEDKKETEDKKADVKEEDKSKDSSGEKTDTKGAKSEQLSNP, from the exons GTGATATTGGAAACTATTACTATGGACAAGGGCATCCAATGAAACCTCATAGGATCCGAATGACTCACAACTTGCTGCTTAATTACGGCTtgtacagaaaaatggaaatttat CGGCCCCACAAAGCTACTGCTGAAGAAATGACCAAGTACCATAGTGATGAATACATAAAATTTCTCCGATCAATAAGGCCTGACAACATGTCAGAGTACAGCAAGCAGATGCAGAGAT ttAATGTTGGAGAAGATTGTCCTGTATTTGACGGCCTGTTTGAATTTTGTCAGCTGTCAACCGGAGGCTCTGTTG CTGGGGCGGTAAAATTAAACAGACAACAGACTGACATGGCTGTTAATTGGGCTGGAGGACTTCATCATGCTAAGAAGTCAGAGGCATCTGGTTTCTGTTACGTCAATGATATTGTGCTTGCTATCCTTGAGTTACTGAA gtATCACCAAAGAGTGTTATATATTGATATTGATATCCATCATGGTGACGGTGTTGAAGAAGCATTTTATACCACTGATCGTGTCATGACAGTATCATTCCATAAGTACGGTGAATATTTTCCAGGCACAGGGGACCTTAGG GACATTGGTGCTGGAAAAGGCAAATACTATGCTGTCAATTTTCCAATGAGGGATGGTATAGATGATGAATCATATGGACAGATATTCAAACCA ATTATATCCAAAGTAATGGAGATGTACCAGCCTAGTGCTGTGGTATTACAGTGTGGAGCAGATTCATTGTCTGGTGACAGACTGGGATGCTTTAATCTTACTGTTAAAg GTCATGCTAAATGTGTCGAAGTTGTCAAGACTTTTAACTTGCCATTGCTCATgttaggaggaggaggatataCTATTCGTAATGTTGCTCGATGTTGGACATACGAAACTGCTGTTGCATTAGACTGTGAAATTCCTAATG AGTTGCCGTACAATGATTACTTTGAGTATTTTGGACCAGACTTCAAACTTCATATTAGTCCATCAAATATGACTAACCAGAATACACCAGAATATATGGAGAAGATCAA GCAACGCTTATTTGAAAACTTGCGCATGTTACCTCATGCACCTGGTGTCCAGATGCAGGCCATTCCTGAAGATGCTGTTCATGAAGATAGTGGAGATGAGGATGGAGAAGATCCAGACAAACGTATTTCTA TTCGAGCATCTGATAAGCGCATAGCTTGTGATGAAGAGTTTTCTGATTCTGAAGATGAAGGGGAAGGTGGACGACGAAATGTTGCAGAACATAAGAAAGGAGCAAAGAAAGCCAGAATAGAAGAAGATAAGAAAGAGACTGAGGACAAAAAAGCAG atgttaAGGAGGAGGATAAATCCAAGGACAGCAGCGGTGAGAAGACAGACACCAAAGG AGCAAAATCAGAACAACTCAGCAATCCTTGA
- the HDAC2 gene encoding histone deacetylase 2 isoform X2 has product MTKYHSDEYIKFLRSIRPDNMSEYSKQMQRFNVGEDCPVFDGLFEFCQLSTGGSVAGAVKLNRQQTDMAVNWAGGLHHAKKSEASGFCYVNDIVLAILELLKYHQRVLYIDIDIHHGDGVEEAFYTTDRVMTVSFHKYGEYFPGTGDLRDIGAGKGKYYAVNFPMRDGIDDESYGQIFKPIISKVMEMYQPSAVVLQCGADSLSGDRLGCFNLTVKGHAKCVEVVKTFNLPLLMLGGGGYTIRNVARCWTYETAVALDCEIPNELPYNDYFEYFGPDFKLHISPSNMTNQNTPEYMEKIKQRLFENLRMLPHAPGVQMQAIPEDAVHEDSGDEDGEDPDKRISIRASDKRIACDEEFSDSEDEGEGGRRNVAEHKKGAKKARIEEDKKETEDKKADVKEEDKSKDSSGEKTDTKGAKSEQLSNP; this is encoded by the exons ATGACCAAGTACCATAGTGATGAATACATAAAATTTCTCCGATCAATAAGGCCTGACAACATGTCAGAGTACAGCAAGCAGATGCAGAGAT ttAATGTTGGAGAAGATTGTCCTGTATTTGACGGCCTGTTTGAATTTTGTCAGCTGTCAACCGGAGGCTCTGTTG CTGGGGCGGTAAAATTAAACAGACAACAGACTGACATGGCTGTTAATTGGGCTGGAGGACTTCATCATGCTAAGAAGTCAGAGGCATCTGGTTTCTGTTACGTCAATGATATTGTGCTTGCTATCCTTGAGTTACTGAA gtATCACCAAAGAGTGTTATATATTGATATTGATATCCATCATGGTGACGGTGTTGAAGAAGCATTTTATACCACTGATCGTGTCATGACAGTATCATTCCATAAGTACGGTGAATATTTTCCAGGCACAGGGGACCTTAGG GACATTGGTGCTGGAAAAGGCAAATACTATGCTGTCAATTTTCCAATGAGGGATGGTATAGATGATGAATCATATGGACAGATATTCAAACCA ATTATATCCAAAGTAATGGAGATGTACCAGCCTAGTGCTGTGGTATTACAGTGTGGAGCAGATTCATTGTCTGGTGACAGACTGGGATGCTTTAATCTTACTGTTAAAg GTCATGCTAAATGTGTCGAAGTTGTCAAGACTTTTAACTTGCCATTGCTCATgttaggaggaggaggatataCTATTCGTAATGTTGCTCGATGTTGGACATACGAAACTGCTGTTGCATTAGACTGTGAAATTCCTAATG AGTTGCCGTACAATGATTACTTTGAGTATTTTGGACCAGACTTCAAACTTCATATTAGTCCATCAAATATGACTAACCAGAATACACCAGAATATATGGAGAAGATCAA GCAACGCTTATTTGAAAACTTGCGCATGTTACCTCATGCACCTGGTGTCCAGATGCAGGCCATTCCTGAAGATGCTGTTCATGAAGATAGTGGAGATGAGGATGGAGAAGATCCAGACAAACGTATTTCTA TTCGAGCATCTGATAAGCGCATAGCTTGTGATGAAGAGTTTTCTGATTCTGAAGATGAAGGGGAAGGTGGACGACGAAATGTTGCAGAACATAAGAAAGGAGCAAAGAAAGCCAGAATAGAAGAAGATAAGAAAGAGACTGAGGACAAAAAAGCAG atgttaAGGAGGAGGATAAATCCAAGGACAGCAGCGGTGAGAAGACAGACACCAAAGG AGCAAAATCAGAACAACTCAGCAATCCTTGA